Proteins from a genomic interval of Yoonia sp. GPGPB17:
- a CDS encoding toxin-activating lysine-acyltransferase: MKTEGGANKLSAALGDMLWLYSLSEIHQSWPIASLHKWLLPPLERGQYRLYHQGQRPVGFVTWAWMSEQVEQEYIHKKGALDKHQWKTGDRIWIIDFIAPFGHAWMIAEDLRQNRFSTDIGRFLRVKPGTERMRIAYVHGVNAIAKARDTNLNTPVLT, encoded by the coding sequence GTGAAGACTGAGGGTGGCGCCAACAAGCTATCTGCCGCCCTTGGCGATATGCTCTGGCTTTATTCGCTGTCCGAAATTCACCAGTCCTGGCCGATTGCGTCACTGCATAAGTGGCTTCTACCGCCCTTGGAACGCGGACAGTATCGTCTCTACCACCAAGGCCAACGGCCGGTCGGCTTTGTCACCTGGGCATGGATGAGCGAACAAGTTGAGCAGGAGTATATTCACAAGAAAGGCGCTTTGGATAAACACCAATGGAAAACAGGTGACAGAATCTGGATCATCGATTTCATAGCACCGTTCGGACACGCCTGGATGATTGCAGAGGATCTGCGTCAAAACCGGTTCTCGACCGACATCGGCCGGTTCCTGCGCGTTAAACCGGGAACTGAAAGGATGCGCATTGCCTATGTGCATGGGGTCAACGCGATTGCAAAGGCCCGAGACACCAATCTCAATACCCCCGTGCTTACGTAA
- a CDS encoding class I SAM-dependent methyltransferase yields MTNFNRPNVLFPAYVDQPKSLERLWKRWQMIIEPIQPDLVGMRVLDIAAHDGRWAYAFSCSGATSIVAIEARQALVDQFSSYPDDELKASVDFKCQEVFTYLDSAVRGNETFDVVAILGFLYHTMDHHRLFDLIRQLRPKLIIIDSEFLNANNAVIQITGERTDNPLNAAPYFAGQEKALVGTPSVGAMERFAESIGYDVFGSTRLKTNKAIRPGYETTIAAVESSVEFVIWCKNASPQATLHQNRPTKSQT; encoded by the coding sequence GTGACCAACTTCAATCGTCCTAATGTCTTGTTTCCAGCTTATGTCGATCAGCCGAAGTCATTGGAGCGATTGTGGAAACGTTGGCAAATGATCATAGAGCCGATCCAGCCAGATCTAGTCGGCATGCGCGTCTTGGACATTGCCGCACATGACGGGAGATGGGCCTACGCCTTTAGTTGCTCAGGGGCTACGTCAATCGTGGCGATTGAAGCTAGGCAGGCGCTTGTTGATCAGTTCTCTTCGTATCCAGACGACGAGCTGAAGGCGTCGGTTGACTTCAAATGCCAAGAAGTATTCACCTATTTGGATAGCGCGGTCAGGGGAAACGAGACCTTCGATGTTGTTGCAATTCTGGGGTTTCTTTATCACACGATGGATCACCATCGGCTCTTTGATCTGATCCGGCAGCTTCGACCGAAACTCATCATTATTGATAGCGAATTCCTGAATGCTAACAATGCAGTGATCCAAATCACTGGAGAACGAACAGACAATCCACTAAATGCGGCACCTTACTTCGCTGGACAAGAAAAAGCGCTTGTTGGGACACCATCTGTTGGCGCGATGGAACGTTTCGCCGAGAGCATTGGTTATGATGTTTTTGGGTCGACCCGACTGAAAACCAACAAAGCGATAAGACCGGGGTACGAGACTACTATCGCTGCGGTAGAAAGCAGCGTAGAGTTTGTCATTTGGTGCAAAAACGCTAGCCCGCAGGCAACGCTCCATCAAAATCGACCCACAAAATCTCAAACATAA
- a CDS encoding zinc ribbon domain-containing protein yields MSPELQKGRVYYRCQNKSCAMKTIREDVLEAQIMRKLMEFVIDETEATKLQIAWSDRLSEVDHAETIKSLELRIADETTRLKRRLKHVSNNVRDTAHTFNRQSSLKALHERLLNPIPHGGA; encoded by the coding sequence ATGTCGCCGGAACTACAAAAAGGCCGAGTCTACTACCGCTGTCAGAACAAATCGTGCGCTATGAAGACGATCCGTGAAGATGTGCTGGAAGCCCAAATTATGCGGAAGCTGATGGAATTTGTGATCGACGAAACGGAAGCGACGAAGCTGCAAATTGCCTGGAGTGATCGTCTATCAGAGGTCGATCACGCAGAGACTATCAAGTCTCTGGAACTGCGTATCGCAGATGAAACCACGCGGCTAAAACGACGGTTGAAGCATGTGTCGAATAATGTGCGCGATACCGCCCATACGTTTAATCGCCAATCATCGCTCAAAGCGCTGCATGAGCGCCTTCTTAATCCCATACCGCATGGCGGCGCTTAG
- a CDS encoding DUF6494 family protein has translation MADDYNMSIRKLLKQVGVTSQSAIEAALRDSSRAAGQTHTITVTVKSESLGLNHKVSGEISPGA, from the coding sequence ATGGCAGATGACTATAACATGTCGATCCGCAAGCTGCTCAAGCAGGTGGGCGTCACATCACAATCAGCGATTGAGGCGGCCCTGCGTGACAGCAGTCGCGCGGCTGGCCAAACCCACACAATCACGGTGACGGTCAAAAGCGAAAGCCTTGGACTGAATCATAAAGTGTCGGGTGAGATCTCGCCAGGCGCATAG
- a CDS encoding response regulator has product MPSDQQMQQLLTTENASAAISEQFDRDLASARVLVVDDELGMRNFLQKALRDHCAVVDTCADTAEASARLDEHSYDVIILDNIMPKQSGLDWLTEQKRIGLFSDAILITAYADLETAISAIRAGASDFLLKPFRSNQVLNALGQSLARSRLRLSKTSCCGMN; this is encoded by the coding sequence TTGCCGAGCGATCAGCAGATGCAGCAGCTTTTGACCACTGAAAACGCCAGTGCGGCGATTTCTGAACAGTTTGACCGCGACCTTGCCAGCGCGCGCGTTCTGGTTGTCGATGACGAATTGGGCATGCGCAACTTTCTGCAAAAGGCATTGCGCGACCACTGCGCCGTTGTCGACACTTGCGCGGACACGGCAGAGGCCTCAGCACGCCTTGATGAACACAGCTATGACGTCATCATCCTTGACAATATCATGCCGAAACAAAGCGGTCTGGACTGGCTTACAGAACAAAAGCGCATTGGCCTATTTTCCGACGCGATCCTGATCACCGCCTATGCGGATCTGGAAACGGCAATCTCTGCAATCCGGGCTGGCGCGTCTGATTTCCTGCTAAAACCGTTTCGCAGCAATCAGGTTTTGAATGCGCTGGGGCAATCGCTCGCGCGGTCGCGTCTGCGCTTAAGCAAAACTTCCTGCTGCGGCATGAATTAG
- a CDS encoding sigma-54-dependent transcriptional regulator has translation MGKDLLRHRDALIGSSEVIEEVRQAISHAAGIRAHVVIRGEAGTGKQIAARMLHGLSDQSDKPFVWLQSFGMTEQTFQARLFGRVEDVANGTAQGEDGILINAAGGTVFLEDVEMLTPACQNILAELLSTGRFSPLGAERSMRLDVRVIASTTRPLQQAVEDGSFRQDLYYLLNVATINLAPLRERQDDVLDLIAFFSETLSQQMGVTPPPIDAVTRRRLLAYAWPGNVMELRNAVERALIIGRFDPPNGGDDDPAELETLGAVEQRHILKVLDACGGNRAEAARRLGVARKTIDRKCQSWGL, from the coding sequence GTGGGCAAGGATCTGCTGCGTCACCGTGATGCGCTGATCGGGTCATCTGAGGTCATTGAAGAGGTGCGGCAGGCGATCAGCCATGCCGCCGGGATCCGCGCCCATGTCGTGATCCGTGGGGAGGCCGGGACCGGTAAACAGATCGCCGCACGCATGCTGCACGGCCTGTCTGACCAGTCCGACAAGCCGTTTGTCTGGCTGCAATCCTTCGGGATGACCGAACAGACATTTCAGGCCCGGCTTTTCGGCCGGGTGGAGGATGTGGCGAACGGCACAGCGCAAGGCGAAGACGGCATCCTGATCAACGCAGCCGGTGGCACCGTCTTTCTTGAAGACGTGGAAATGCTGACTCCGGCCTGCCAGAATATCCTTGCAGAGCTGCTATCGACCGGCCGGTTCAGCCCGCTGGGGGCTGAGCGGAGCATGCGCCTTGATGTCCGGGTTATCGCGTCGACCACGCGGCCTTTGCAGCAAGCGGTGGAGGATGGCAGCTTTCGCCAGGACCTCTACTATTTACTCAACGTCGCAACCATCAATCTCGCCCCGCTGCGCGAACGGCAAGACGATGTTCTGGACCTGATCGCGTTCTTTTCCGAAACCCTATCGCAACAAATGGGCGTAACCCCGCCGCCGATTGATGCCGTCACACGGCGCCGCCTTTTAGCCTATGCGTGGCCCGGCAATGTCATGGAATTGCGCAACGCGGTTGAGCGGGCACTGATTATCGGGCGTTTTGATCCGCCCAATGGCGGCGATGATGATCCGGCAGAGCTTGAGACACTTGGCGCTGTTGAACAGCGCCATATCCTGAAAGTGCTGGATGCCTGCGGCGGGAACCGGGCAGAGGCTGCGCGCAGGCTCGGCGTGGCGCGCAAAACCATTGACCGCAAGTGCCAGTCATGGGGTCTTTGA
- a CDS encoding sensor histidine kinase produces the protein MGSLTIRRSVRLRLLTLALLPLVVLLPVLLGVTMWRWIDKYDDLLISKVASDLRIAEQYFTAIEITQATEVQALARSVAFAEARGQGPEAVTALLSDDAVRGDLDFLVLQGKDNPAAPAIFRSVAGLASADTPSAGLALLSEDDLLAVNPQLSERARLDLVPTEAARTIDKTVETRGMVILVASPVPQSDQVLIGGRLLNRDLNIIDTMNALIYRERQDIDARTGTTTLFLEDVRISTNVRLFADERALGTRVSEVVFDQVMGQGEPWLDRAFVVNEWYVSGYVPLTDISGDRIGMLYTGFLEEPFAAQRNATILWLLSSFLVVLAVTIPLFLRLAQGIFAPLEKMSATMTHVEKGALEARIGPVDAQDEIGEVAQHLDRLLDQVQERDAELRDAAENLNDLVDKRTAELREASKKLEATFAQLVMSEKLASIGEITAGVAHEINNPVAVIQGNLEILRASLSPEAQEDLQMELDLIDAQTHRINTIVGKLLDFTRPGELSDATTSVDVVKVVEDTLVLVASDLRKHNVEVVVDHHPAPNIHIVETELQQVLINLAINAAQAMGHGGTLTITTGPEDREGIPGALIKVDDTGPGIAPDKLDHVFDPFFSTKLSEGSGLGLSISQALIRRTGGLITVRSTMGRGTTFLVWCTVGDNLSDAGNT, from the coding sequence ATGGGGTCTTTGACAATCAGGCGATCGGTCAGGCTGCGCCTGCTGACATTGGCTCTCTTGCCGCTTGTGGTCCTGCTTCCTGTCCTTCTGGGCGTCACGATGTGGCGCTGGATCGATAAGTATGACGACCTCTTGATCTCTAAGGTCGCCAGCGACCTGCGAATTGCAGAGCAGTATTTCACGGCTATCGAAATCACCCAAGCGACCGAGGTGCAGGCCTTGGCCAGATCCGTGGCCTTTGCAGAGGCGCGGGGGCAAGGGCCAGAGGCGGTGACAGCACTGCTCAGCGACGATGCGGTCAGGGGTGATCTGGATTTTCTGGTGCTGCAGGGAAAGGACAATCCTGCAGCACCCGCGATCTTTCGCAGTGTGGCTGGTCTGGCATCCGCGGACACGCCCAGTGCAGGTCTTGCATTATTGAGTGAAGATGATCTGCTCGCCGTAAATCCGCAATTGTCAGAGCGTGCCAGACTTGATCTGGTCCCGACAGAGGCCGCGCGCACGATCGATAAGACGGTCGAAACGCGCGGGATGGTCATACTCGTGGCAAGCCCGGTGCCGCAAAGCGATCAGGTGCTGATCGGCGGGCGGCTCCTGAATCGCGATCTGAACATCATCGACACGATGAATGCGCTGATCTACCGCGAGCGGCAGGATATCGACGCCCGCACCGGCACCACGACTTTGTTTCTGGAAGATGTGCGGATTTCGACCAATGTCCGCCTGTTCGCGGATGAACGCGCGCTTGGCACCCGTGTGTCAGAGGTCGTGTTCGATCAAGTGATGGGCCAAGGGGAGCCTTGGCTGGATCGCGCCTTTGTGGTGAATGAATGGTATGTCTCGGGCTACGTGCCGCTGACCGACATCAGCGGGGACCGGATCGGGATGCTTTACACCGGTTTTCTGGAAGAGCCTTTTGCAGCGCAGCGTAATGCAACCATCCTTTGGCTGCTGTCGTCGTTCCTTGTTGTTTTGGCGGTGACGATCCCGCTGTTTTTGAGGTTGGCGCAAGGGATTTTTGCACCGCTGGAAAAGATGTCCGCGACCATGACCCATGTGGAGAAAGGCGCGCTAGAGGCGCGGATCGGACCGGTTGACGCACAGGACGAAATTGGCGAGGTCGCCCAGCACCTTGATCGCTTGCTCGATCAGGTACAGGAACGCGACGCCGAATTGCGGGATGCGGCAGAAAACCTCAACGATCTGGTCGATAAGCGGACGGCTGAATTGCGTGAGGCCTCCAAAAAGCTCGAAGCAACGTTTGCGCAGCTTGTCATGTCTGAAAAGCTCGCCTCCATCGGTGAGATCACGGCAGGCGTTGCGCATGAGATCAATAATCCTGTCGCTGTCATTCAGGGCAATCTTGAGATCTTGCGCGCCTCCCTTTCGCCCGAGGCACAGGAAGATCTGCAAATGGAACTTGATCTGATCGACGCCCAGACCCACCGCATCAACACGATCGTCGGCAAGCTCCTGGACTTCACGAGACCGGGGGAATTGTCCGACGCAACAACATCTGTGGATGTGGTGAAGGTGGTTGAAGATACGCTGGTGCTGGTGGCAAGCGATCTGCGAAAGCACAATGTTGAGGTTGTTGTTGATCACCATCCGGCGCCCAATATCCATATTGTTGAAACAGAACTGCAGCAGGTTCTGATCAATCTGGCCATCAATGCAGCACAGGCCATGGGCCATGGCGGCACATTGACGATTACAACTGGGCCGGAAGACCGGGAAGGCATACCCGGTGCGTTGATCAAAGTTGACGATACCGGGCCGGGAATTGCACCAGACAAACTCGACCATGTTTTTGATCCGTTCTTCTCAACCAAACTGTCAGAAGGGTCGGGACTCGGCCTCTCGATCAGTCAGGCGCTGATCCGTCGGACGGGCGGATTGATCACGGTAAGGAGCACCATGGGGCGCGGCACAACATTTTTGGTGTGGTGCACGGTAGGGGACAATTTGTCTGATGCGGGCAATACCTAG
- a CDS encoding OFA family MFS transporter, producing MKDAAYDCGQIVRAQLHRGLSPHSWEDTQMSNSASGPLGFLRKENIIAPDGYNRWRVPPASIAIHLCIGSVYAWSVFNPPLTRELGVVASAANDWSLSSVVWIFSVAIVVLGLTAAVGGKWLEKVGPRYVGVVAATLWGGGFIVGSLGIAWHQLWLVYLGYGVFGGMGLGLGYVSPVSTLIRWFPDRRGMATGMAIMGFGGGAMIGAPLKQWLLGIYSKAPDYLGAEGAVSLITEGGRRFAETAAGKVEVVVASATQAANFGGEAGVYVVGTGNTGAGGAFMTLGIIYFFVMIFAAFQYRVPRDGWKPAGWEPKPVASGMVTRNNVHIDEALKTPQFWLLWIVLCFNVTAGIGVIGVAKTMINEIFGDLALVTAAFAGTYVLMISVFNMIGRFFWASTSDFIGRKNTYHCFFILGTILYCSIPYFAGSGGMTALIGFYIATMIIFTMYGGGFATIPAYLADLFGTMHVGGIHGRLLTAWSTAGVLGPFAITYLRNSSKESAIADLASVVDPAAFAEKFGAPIAQLNELVAANTVTIARLMEIAPAYTVDPTSTLYNTTMYCMAALLVIAFFANLMVRPVGEKHHVERANPDAVPAE from the coding sequence ATGAAAGACGCTGCATACGATTGTGGACAAATCGTCCGCGCGCAGCTGCATCGGGGGCTTTCCCCACATTCATGGGAGGACACGCAAATGTCGAACTCAGCATCGGGACCGCTAGGGTTCTTGCGCAAGGAAAACATCATAGCCCCTGACGGCTACAACCGGTGGCGCGTGCCACCGGCGTCAATCGCCATCCACCTCTGTATCGGGTCGGTCTATGCATGGTCGGTCTTCAATCCGCCACTGACGCGCGAACTGGGTGTCGTGGCTTCTGCCGCGAATGACTGGTCACTGTCCTCGGTCGTGTGGATTTTCTCCGTCGCCATCGTCGTGCTTGGCCTCACCGCCGCCGTCGGTGGCAAATGGCTTGAAAAAGTCGGGCCGCGCTATGTTGGCGTCGTGGCGGCCACCCTTTGGGGTGGTGGTTTCATTGTCGGATCGCTTGGTATCGCCTGGCATCAGCTTTGGCTGGTCTATCTTGGCTATGGCGTTTTTGGCGGTATGGGGCTGGGCCTTGGCTATGTCTCGCCTGTGTCTACGTTGATCCGATGGTTCCCTGACCGGCGTGGTATGGCCACGGGTATGGCGATCATGGGATTTGGCGGCGGTGCGATGATTGGCGCACCTCTCAAGCAATGGTTGCTGGGCATCTACAGCAAAGCGCCAGACTATCTGGGCGCCGAAGGTGCTGTGTCGCTGATCACCGAAGGCGGGCGTCGTTTCGCCGAAACTGCCGCTGGCAAGGTTGAGGTTGTGGTTGCATCGGCAACACAAGCGGCGAATTTCGGAGGCGAGGCTGGCGTCTATGTCGTCGGCACTGGCAACACGGGTGCGGGCGGCGCGTTCATGACGCTGGGGATTATCTATTTCTTCGTGATGATCTTTGCCGCGTTTCAGTACCGTGTCCCAAGAGACGGCTGGAAACCCGCTGGATGGGAGCCGAAGCCTGTCGCGTCCGGCATGGTCACACGCAACAATGTCCATATCGACGAAGCGCTGAAAACGCCGCAATTCTGGCTGCTTTGGATTGTCCTGTGCTTTAACGTGACCGCCGGGATCGGCGTGATCGGCGTGGCGAAGACGATGATCAACGAAATCTTTGGTGATCTGGCGCTGGTAACCGCTGCCTTCGCAGGCACCTATGTGTTGATGATCTCGGTCTTCAATATGATTGGCCGGTTCTTCTGGGCCTCCACCTCAGACTTCATCGGGCGCAAGAACACCTATCACTGCTTCTTCATCCTCGGGACGATTCTCTACTGCTCGATCCCCTATTTCGCCGGGTCCGGCGGGATGACGGCGCTGATCGGGTTCTACATCGCCACGATGATCATCTTCACGATGTATGGCGGCGGGTTCGCGACGATCCCGGCCTATCTGGCTGACCTCTTTGGCACAATGCATGTGGGCGGTATCCACGGGCGTCTGCTGACAGCATGGTCAACGGCGGGTGTGCTTGGACCATTTGCGATCACCTACTTGCGCAATTCATCCAAGGAAAGTGCGATTGCCGATCTGGCATCGGTGGTTGATCCGGCGGCCTTTGCCGAGAAGTTCGGGGCACCCATCGCACAGCTCAATGAGCTGGTGGCGGCCAATACGGTCACCATTGCGCGTCTGATGGAGATTGCGCCAGCCTACACGGTCGATCCAACCTCCACGCTGTACAATACGACGATGTATTGCATGGCTGCGCTGTTGGTCATCGCATTCTTTGCCAATCTGATGGTGCGGCCTGTCGGCGAAAAGCACCATGTGGAACGGGCAAACCCCGACGCGGTACCAGCCGAATAA
- a CDS encoding NADH-quinone oxidoreductase subunit NuoE family protein, with amino-acid sequence MDQIAPAKFKRRDPSLPKGRQISDANVADVAALLGNMPRRRDLLIEALHIIQDTRGHITATAIAALAELFRLAQVEVYEVVSFYDHFDVVREGETPPPPVTIRVPTGVSEELAGAFDLIDALKAATDPKEVRVIASPCIGQCDAAPSAWIGKRVFRHATVERLLKALTEDNNTPDLPEYEDLAAYRAAGGYEMLGRVLSGDITADAATETMSDAGLRGLGGAGFPAAANGALCAPMTAPA; translated from the coding sequence ATGGACCAGATCGCTCCAGCCAAATTCAAGCGCCGTGACCCGTCGCTCCCCAAGGGTCGCCAGATTTCAGACGCCAATGTTGCCGACGTCGCAGCCCTGCTGGGCAACATGCCCCGCCGCCGCGATCTACTGATTGAGGCGCTTCACATCATCCAAGACACACGCGGCCACATCACCGCAACTGCCATTGCCGCTCTGGCCGAACTTTTCCGCCTTGCGCAAGTCGAGGTCTATGAGGTGGTCAGCTTTTATGATCATTTCGACGTCGTCCGCGAAGGTGAAACACCGCCACCGCCAGTGACCATCCGCGTGCCCACAGGCGTGTCGGAGGAGCTTGCAGGCGCCTTTGATCTGATCGATGCACTGAAAGCCGCAACTGATCCGAAAGAGGTGCGCGTGATCGCAAGCCCCTGTATCGGGCAATGTGACGCTGCGCCCTCAGCATGGATCGGCAAACGGGTCTTTCGCCATGCAACGGTTGAGAGGCTGCTGAAGGCATTGACCGAGGATAACAACACACCTGACCTGCCAGAGTATGAGGATCTGGCGGCGTATCGTGCCGCTGGCGGCTATGAAATGTTGGGCCGTGTGCTGTCAGGCGACATCACAGCCGATGCAGCAACCGAAACGATGTCAGATGCGGGTTTGCGCGGGCTGGGCGGCGCTGGCTTCCCAGCGGCCGCAAATGGGGCTTTGTGCGCGCCTATGACGGCCCCTGCCTGA
- a CDS encoding NADH-ubiquinone oxidoreductase-F iron-sulfur binding region domain-containing protein — MADGHTFKAFFPGGASGGIFPAEMADRPMDFGTWEKEGGFIGSHAVVILSDQDSVRAATLNTMKFFAHESCGQCTPCRSGTDKMVRLLKAQEQDPDLFEDLLTVMGDSSICGLGQAAGNCVKHLMKHFPEEFAT; from the coding sequence ATGGCCGATGGCCACACGTTCAAAGCCTTCTTTCCGGGTGGTGCCTCCGGCGGCATCTTTCCCGCCGAAATGGCGGATCGGCCCATGGATTTTGGCACATGGGAAAAAGAGGGCGGATTTATCGGTAGCCACGCGGTCGTGATCCTGTCGGATCAAGACAGCGTGCGGGCGGCAACGCTCAACACCATGAAATTCTTTGCCCATGAAAGCTGCGGCCAGTGCACACCGTGCCGGTCTGGGACCGACAAGATGGTGCGACTGCTCAAGGCGCAGGAACAGGACCCTGACCTTTTTGAGGATCTGCTGACCGTCATGGGTGACAGCTCCATCTGTGGCCTCGGCCAAGCCGCGGGCAACTGCGTAAAACATCTGATGAAACATTTCCCCGAGGAGTTCGCGACATGA